The Methanocella arvoryzae MRE50 genome includes a region encoding these proteins:
- a CDS encoding aminopeptidase, translating into METSIAHKLHHSLKEIMNIRKGEVALIIHDEYAKDVCEVTRAALEIEGITVHTYQIPEDKRPLTEAPKELQALIEKLKPSLFFNQLKGIPEETPFRIQLHHDESQYGARVGHSPDITMGMIEYPMTADFKAIKARAESLKKRFEGVVNLRVTAPGGTDIAFSIKGRDFADDITIHPGHMGNLPAGEMWCAPVEHSMNGTIVCDGSIGDLGQVKAPLVMCVEDGYVTKLSSEDKDLVQKVNELISVDDEASLCGEFGIGLNPKARLTGLLLEDEKVYGTLHIAFGHNSDMPGGQNMSATHRDFLFKKPSIIVLETGEYIMRDGELT; encoded by the coding sequence ATGGAAACGAGTATCGCTCACAAGCTACACCATTCTTTAAAAGAGATCATGAATATCCGGAAGGGCGAAGTCGCCCTCATCATTCACGACGAGTACGCAAAAGATGTCTGCGAGGTCACCAGAGCGGCTCTCGAGATCGAAGGCATCACCGTGCACACTTACCAGATCCCTGAGGATAAGCGTCCGCTGACAGAGGCCCCGAAGGAGCTTCAGGCGCTGATCGAGAAGCTGAAGCCGAGCCTGTTCTTCAACCAGCTCAAAGGTATTCCCGAGGAGACTCCTTTCCGTATCCAGCTTCACCACGACGAGTCCCAGTACGGTGCCAGAGTAGGGCATTCCCCCGACATCACCATGGGCATGATCGAGTACCCGATGACGGCCGATTTCAAGGCTATCAAGGCAAGGGCTGAAAGCCTGAAGAAGCGGTTCGAAGGCGTCGTCAACCTGCGGGTTACTGCCCCGGGGGGCACTGACATTGCCTTCAGCATCAAGGGTCGGGACTTCGCCGACGACATCACCATTCACCCGGGCCACATGGGCAACCTGCCCGCGGGAGAAATGTGGTGCGCGCCCGTCGAGCACAGCATGAACGGCACCATCGTCTGCGACGGCAGTATCGGCGACCTGGGCCAGGTCAAAGCCCCGCTGGTCATGTGCGTGGAAGACGGCTACGTAACCAAATTATCGTCCGAAGACAAGGATCTGGTCCAAAAGGTAAACGAACTTATCAGCGTGGACGACGAGGCTTCGCTCTGCGGCGAGTTCGGCATCGGCCTCAACCCCAAAGCCCGGCTCACCGGCCTCCTGCTCGAGGACGAGAAAGTCTACGGCACCCTCCACATCGCCTTCGGCCACAACTCCGACATGCCCGGCGGCCAAAACATGAGCGCGACACACCGAGACTTCTTGTTCAAGAAGCCCTCCATCATCGTGCTGGAGACCGGCGAATACATTATGAGAGATGGCGAGCTGACCTGA
- a CDS encoding carboxypeptidase-like regulatory domain-containing protein produces the protein MRKIWLTAIVVALLLALSTVQAQAQHYDSIKMQSSQSYLRMGMNDTITLTAQLYSGGKPAEAANVPIVLNFLSAQDYMIFDNQLIVTDEKGTGSTTIRINPDNPPERYKLPVLVQIEAATEFHRASINVYITGTAPISGYVVNDEMSVITGAEITVKGPDGRPATYLTYPIRSGDGSDSPMGYYRIDGLPVNVGKYEITAAKGGLNGTIRAEAGYEGVRNDVTIKNYRDFVNVSQIVANNQNPTATPQAITPTPEPTAEPARPTSMTTTVIVAIILIALVYIGLKAYRRMF, from the coding sequence ATGAGGAAAATCTGGCTGACGGCTATTGTTGTAGCGCTATTACTGGCACTGTCGACAGTGCAAGCCCAGGCGCAGCATTACGACAGCATCAAGATGCAGTCATCTCAGTCTTACCTGAGGATGGGCATGAACGACACCATCACCCTGACGGCACAGCTCTACAGCGGCGGCAAACCTGCAGAAGCGGCAAACGTGCCCATAGTGTTGAACTTCCTCAGCGCTCAGGATTACATGATCTTCGACAACCAGCTGATTGTCACGGACGAGAAGGGAACCGGTTCTACTACCATACGCATCAACCCTGATAACCCTCCTGAGCGGTATAAGCTGCCCGTGCTGGTGCAGATCGAGGCGGCTACAGAATTCCACCGCGCCAGCATAAACGTATACATTACCGGTACCGCCCCGATCTCCGGATACGTCGTCAACGACGAGATGAGCGTCATAACAGGAGCGGAAATCACTGTCAAAGGCCCCGATGGCAGGCCTGCCACTTACCTCACCTACCCGATCCGCTCCGGAGACGGCTCGGACAGCCCCATGGGCTACTACAGAATCGACGGGCTCCCGGTTAACGTCGGCAAATACGAGATAACGGCCGCCAAAGGCGGCTTAAATGGAACGATAAGAGCCGAGGCCGGCTACGAAGGCGTACGTAACGATGTCACCATTAAAAATTACCGGGACTTCGTAAACGTTTCCCAGATCGTGGCGAACAACCAGAACCCCACCGCCACCCCCCAGGCCATAACGCCAACCCCGGAGCCGACCGCCGAGCCCGCCCGGCCGACATCCATGACCACCACCGTCATCGTGGCGATCATACTGATAGCGCTCGTGTACATAGGACTCAAGGCTTACCGCCGGATGTTCTAA
- a CDS encoding replication factor C small subunit, whose translation MAEDEIWTEKYRPRRLEDVIGHQQITRRLISYVKSGNLPHLLFSGPPGVGKTACAVALARELYGETWHSNFIELNASDERGIDVVRNNIKNFARTAPLGEAKFKIIFLDEADALTSDAQSALRRTMERYAATCRFIISCNYSSKIIEPIQSRCAVYRFGPLNATDITTGITRIAKNEGLKIEKDGMDALIYVARGDMRRAINALQSAATIAKDITADVIYQTTSTAKPKEIEDMLKLALNGQFMDSRNKLDELLITYGLSGTDIIDQIYRSMFELGLDEDVLVALVDRIGEADFRLTEGASERIQIEALLAHFKMQGAARSK comes from the coding sequence ATGGCAGAGGATGAAATCTGGACTGAAAAATACCGGCCGCGAAGGCTTGAGGATGTTATAGGCCACCAGCAGATCACCCGGAGGCTTATCTCGTATGTGAAGTCTGGCAACCTTCCTCACCTGCTGTTCTCAGGCCCGCCGGGAGTCGGCAAGACAGCGTGCGCTGTCGCACTTGCCAGGGAGTTGTATGGTGAAACCTGGCACAGCAACTTCATCGAGCTGAATGCCTCCGATGAGCGAGGTATCGATGTCGTGCGCAACAACATCAAAAACTTCGCCCGCACTGCCCCGCTGGGAGAGGCGAAGTTCAAGATCATCTTCCTCGACGAGGCAGACGCGCTGACCTCCGACGCCCAGTCGGCATTGCGCCGCACCATGGAACGGTACGCCGCGACCTGTCGGTTTATCATCTCCTGCAACTACTCGTCCAAGATCATCGAGCCGATCCAGTCCAGGTGTGCGGTTTACCGGTTCGGGCCGCTGAACGCGACTGACATCACCACTGGCATTACCCGCATTGCCAAGAATGAGGGTTTGAAAATCGAGAAAGACGGCATGGACGCGCTGATTTACGTAGCCCGGGGTGACATGCGGAGAGCCATCAACGCCCTCCAGTCGGCTGCCACGATCGCGAAAGACATCACTGCTGACGTGATCTACCAGACTACGAGCACGGCTAAGCCTAAAGAGATCGAGGACATGCTCAAGCTCGCGTTGAACGGGCAGTTCATGGACTCACGAAACAAGCTGGATGAACTACTGATCACCTACGGCTTGTCCGGCACTGACATTATCGACCAGATATACCGGAGCATGTTTGAGCTCGGGCTGGACGAAGATGTGCTGGTCGCCCTCGTCGACCGGATCGGAGAGGCAGACTTCCGGCTCACCGAAGGGGCGAGCGAGCGCATCCAGATCGAGGCTTTGCTGGCACACTTTAAGATGCAGGGCGCCGCACGCTCTAAGTAG
- a CDS encoding YbhB/YbcL family Raf kinase inhibitor-like protein yields the protein MMNVTTKMILSSSAFESGSHIPKKYTCDGDDVSPELTWGQVPEGTESFALIVDDPDAPGRVFTHWVLFNLPASTTMLEEGISAVELVKAGASQGKNDFGQAGYGGPCPPPGKPHRYRFHLYALNTMLDMPSGVSKSAVLGAMKGHILGEAEIVGLYGRQ from the coding sequence ATGATGAACGTCACCACCAAGATGATCCTGAGTAGCAGCGCATTCGAGTCCGGCAGCCATATACCCAAAAAGTACACCTGCGACGGCGACGATGTGTCGCCGGAGCTGACCTGGGGCCAGGTGCCCGAAGGGACAGAATCGTTCGCACTGATCGTCGACGACCCCGATGCGCCCGGACGGGTGTTCACTCACTGGGTACTATTTAATCTGCCAGCCTCCACCACAATGCTGGAAGAGGGCATCTCCGCCGTAGAGCTCGTTAAGGCCGGAGCGTCCCAGGGCAAGAACGACTTCGGCCAGGCCGGCTACGGAGGCCCCTGCCCACCGCCGGGCAAGCCCCACCGATACCGGTTTCATCTATATGCTCTGAACACCATGCTCGACATGCCCTCCGGCGTCTCTAAAAGCGCCGTGCTCGGCGCCATGAAAGGCCACATCTTAGGGGAAGCGGAGATTGTCGGGCTGTACGGGCGGCAATAA
- a CDS encoding DUF2240 family protein, translating to MDELKLVIAQAFKARAKAKLTRAELAFALSLDLRWFSPDESKSVIDAGLKTGLLTEEDGRITPAFDYKAIDVPPGFRPGKDLFRKPLLERIEILLVNSGIEAASVRGLIEKKEAELCHLVTPEVAGLVIARERGLDITDLIDEVLGQLKRG from the coding sequence ATGGACGAACTTAAATTAGTCATTGCACAGGCATTCAAAGCCAGGGCGAAGGCAAAACTTACAAGAGCTGAGCTGGCCTTTGCCCTTTCCCTCGACCTCAGGTGGTTCAGCCCGGATGAGAGCAAGAGCGTTATCGACGCGGGATTAAAGACAGGGTTGCTCACCGAGGAAGATGGCAGAATTACACCTGCCTTCGACTACAAGGCCATAGACGTTCCCCCGGGTTTCCGGCCCGGCAAAGACCTTTTTAGAAAGCCGCTGCTGGAGCGCATCGAAATCCTGCTGGTGAACTCTGGCATCGAAGCTGCCTCCGTCAGAGGGCTCATCGAGAAAAAAGAGGCAGAGCTCTGCCATCTGGTCACCCCAGAAGTCGCAGGGCTCGTCATCGCCAGAGAGCGGGGCCTCGATATAACTGACTTAATTGATGAGGTGCTCGGGCAGTTAAAGAGAGGATGA